A genomic window from Henckelia pumila isolate YLH828 unplaced genomic scaffold, ASM3356847v2 CTG_19:::fragment_2:::debris, whole genome shotgun sequence includes:
- the LOC140870712 gene encoding CASP-like protein PIMP1 — protein sequence MAPPPSTPAVPPVVALAVRVITFILVLISVIVMATNKITSAANFSDFYAYRYMLAAGVIGMAYTLLQAALTVLYVTTGNKIGGDGLSIVDFFGDKLVSYLLATGAAACFGLTVDLKRITDQGGNDSDTDNFLNKANASAAVLFIGFIFSAVSSIISCLSLPKRG from the exons ATGGCACCGCCACCATCGACGCCGGCCGTCCCACCAGTCGTGGCACTCGCGGTTCGGGTCATCACTTTCATTCTCGTACTCATTTCGGTTATCGTTATGGCCACCAACAAGATCACCAGTGCAGCCAATTTCAGTGACTTCTATGCTTATCG TTACATGCTTGCTGCGGGTGTGATTGGAATGGCCTATACACTCCTACAGGCTGCACTCACAGTGCTTTATGTGACTACAGGAAACAAGATTGGGGGTGATGGATTATCCATTGTTGACTTTTTCGGTGACAAG CTAGTTTCCTATCTATTGGCAACTGGTGCAGCCGCATGCTTTGGGCTCACTGTGGATTTGAAGCGCATCACTGACCAGGGAGGCAATGACTCAGATACTGATAATTTCTTGAACAAGGCGAATGCGTCCGCCGCCGTTCTCTTCATCGGATTCATCTTTTCTGCGGTGTCATCTATCATTTCTTGTTTGTCTCTTCCAAAGAGAGGCTAA
- the LOC140870714 gene encoding exocyst complex component EXO70H1-like — MAIQEITTLPTPERTMASLLLFSKTNNANQPSPSAPAPPTFSESLMRENIENSESMIRKWDPSNPSMERFVALFQENRKEAKEFVRCVKDLRRAMHYLISEHASSDQLVLANKLMKISMKRLEKEFFQILSANREYLNPESVSSGSSRLSRSLSFGNSEDDEEYKHLSNDDDAPMSKVERATSDLKLIAETMISSGYGKECLKIYKITRKSILDEELYRLGVKSHSSINVMNRLGSETLEYQVEKWMVAAKIAVRSLFRGERSLCDHVFSASETIKQACISYVTVEGAIKLFKFPEMVAKSKRSPEKIFPLMNMHETISDLWTDIDSIFSYESLSDIRLQALSSLHKLRDSVQTILSEYATSIQKNSSKTTIPGGGIHPMTCSVMDYVASLADNSGALAEILAEDQETIVARSPFPESYFDISAPNSSVASRLAWIILVLLCKLDSKAELYSDVGLSYLFLANNLESVIEKASTTALKLILGEEWLSKLQNKMKQYAANYESVAWSKALSCLPAENAVAEMSPAAISKCFRQFNSAFEEEHRKQSLWVVPDSKLRDDIKVSIARKLVPAYREFYDSYMTVLSKESNDFEVLARFSPDNLGNYLSDLFHNTALFRHSTSSNQSRMLRCL; from the coding sequence ATGGCAATTCAAGAAATCACAACACTCCCCACTCCCGAAAGAACAATGGCGAGTCTCTTACTCTTTTCCAAAACCAACAATGCAAATCAGCCTTCTCCATCAGCACCAGCTCCTCCAACGTTCTCCGAGTCGTTGATGCGAGAAAACATCGAGAACTCGGAGTCCATGATCCGAAAATGGGATCCTTCCAACCCTTCGATGGAGAGGTTCGTCGCGCTCTTCCAAGAAAACAGGAAAGAGGCCAAGGAATTCGTCAGATGTGTGAAGGACCTTCGCAGGGCAATGCATTACTTGATCTCGGAACACGCGAGTTCCGATCAGTTGGTCCTAGCTAACAAGTTGATGAAGATCTCCATGAAGAGgctggagaaggagttctttcAAATCCTATCAGCAAACAGGGAGTACTTGAATCCCGAATCCGTGTCCAGCGGATCCTCGCGACTGTCTCGCTCCTTGTCGTTTGGAAACTCCGAAGACGACGAGGAGTACAAACACCTATCCAACGACGATGATGCTCCCATGTCCAAGGTGGAAAGAGCTACGTCGGACCTAAAACTGATTGCTGAAACCATGATCAGCTCAGGTTACGGCAAAGAGTGCCTCAAAATATACAAAATCACCCGAAAATCGATCTTGGACGAAGAACTCTACCGTCTCGGCGTCAAGTCTCATTCGTCTATCAACGTGATGAACCGGCTGGGTTCCGAGACTCTCGAGTATCAAGTCGAAAAATGGATGGTTGCTGCGAAGATCGCCGTCAGATCCCTCTTCCGCGGCGAAAGATCTCTTTGTGATCATGTTTTCTCTGCCTCAGAGACCATCAAACAAGCCTGTATCTCTTATGTAACAGTTGAAGGTGCTATCAAATTGTTTAAATTCCCAGAAATGGTAGCTAAGAGCAAGCGATCACCAGAGAAGATATTCCCACTGATGAACATGCATGAGACCATCTCCGATCTCTGGACTGATATCGACTCCATCTTCTCCTACGAATCGCTCTCCGACATCAGACTACAAGCTCTCTCATCTCTGCACAAGCTCAGGGACTCTGTACAAACAATTCTCTCCGAATACGCTACGTCGATCCAAAAGAACTCGTCGAAAACCACGATACCTGGTGGTGGGATTCATCCCATGACATGTTCTGTGATGGACTACGTCGCGTCACTTGCGGACAACAGCGGGGCACTCGCAGAAATCCTGGCAGAAGACCAAGAAACCATCGTCGCCAGGTCGCCATTTCCAGAGTCTTACTTCGACATCTCGGCTCCGAATTCCTCCGTAGCCAGCCGACTCGCCTGGATCATTCTGGTCCTCCTCTGCAAGCTAGACAGCAAAGCCGAGCTCTACAGCGACGTCGGGCTATCATATCTCTTCTTAGCAAACAACCTCGAATCTGTGATCGAGAAAGCAAGCACCACAGCCTTGAAACTAATCTTAGGGGAAGAATGGCTGTCCAAACTCCAAAACAAGATGAAACAATACGCAGCAAACTATGAATCAGTAGCTTGGAGCAAAGCGCTTTCATGTCTTCCAGCCGAGAACGCGGTGGCCGAAATGTCACCGGCTGCGATCAGCAAGTGTTTCAGGCAATTCAACTCCGCCTTCGAAGAGGAACATCGAAAGCAAAGCTTGTGGGTCGTCCCCGACTCGAAGCTCCGAGACGACATCAAAGTTTCCATAGCCAGGAAACTAGTGCCGGCTTACAGGGAATTCTACGACAGTTACATGACAGTTTTGAGCAAGGAGAGCAACGACTTCGAAGTGTTGGCGAGGTTTTCACCCGACAATCTGGGAAACTACTTGTCGGATTTGTTCCATAACACTGCTCTTTTCAGACATTCAACTTCTTCCAACCAATCCCGCATGTTGCGATGCCTTTGA
- the LOC140870710 gene encoding protein FAR1-RELATED SEQUENCE 5-like, which yields MSLKWRLQQAKNFIDTSRFLMDSSSNEFKPKIESVRKKDKRDSSTLNPRLETRTNCKARLGVTLVDNKYKVNEFTEVHNHPLHIQETVHMLSSQRKVTEVQSYEIDLAEDVGLKQKSTFQLMSRHAWEIDGLGYTMLDAKNYIRSKRQKSMVYGEVGCLMRYFQQQLSKNPSFYHANQMDVEEQVTNVFWADARMLIDYEYFGDVVSLDTTYCMNRAHRPLAIFSGFNHHRGAVIFGAALLYDETSSSFEWLFETFLEVHKQKKPLTIFTDQDQAMAKALHECCMYGIDNEIKFEEAWSVLLSQYNVHENTWLQSTYNIKEKWAACYMKKAFTLAAYIKYKNETQPLFEYVVGLIDKEGEWRVTLNPSTKMISCSCRKFEITGLLCCHAVKVYDVLDVKKISEDYILNRWTRKTRSEVVHDYMGNEVEEDPKRQSTERYRKLCMMLVRLATEASAHPSTFSLVHNSVCDLTKQVMEMRLTGVSQDNNDGVRTSRTGPSIIQAKGFKKRIGDTGTHDELSASCSTPPVPQACLQTTGSQFNFTELLMTQFNHPQHSLEAMDYNGDIFNTHP from the exons atGTCTTTGAAATGGAGACTGCAACAAGCCAAAAATTTCATTGATACGTCGAGATTCTTGATGGATTCTAGTTCAAATGAATTCAAGCCTAAGATTG AGAGTGTTCGTAAGAAAGACAAAAGAGATTCTTCGACACTCAATCCTCGGCTTGAGACTCGAACGAATTGTAAAGCAAGATTGGGAGTCACACTTGTGGACAATAAATATAAAGTTAATGAGTTTACCGAAGTGCATAATCACCCGCTCCATATTCAAGAAACAGTTCATATGTTGTCTTCCCAACGTAAAGTTACAGAAGTTCAGTCATATGAGATTGATTTGGCAGAAGATGTTGGGCTTAAACAGAAATCGACTTTTCAGTTGATGAGTAGACATGCATGGGAAATAGATGGTCTTGGTTATACCATGTTGGATGCAAAAAACTATATTCGTTCCAAAAGACAAAAGAGTATGGTATATGGGGAAGTTGGTTGTCTCATGCGATATTTTCAACAACAGTTATCTAAAAATCCATCATTTTATCATGCCAATCAGATGGATGTGGAAGAACAGGTAACTAATGTTTTCTGGGCCGATGCAAGAATGCTAATCGACTATGAGTATTTTGGTGATGTTGTGTCACTGGATACCACGTATTGTATGAACCGTGCACATCGACCACTGGCTATCTTCTCAGGTTTCAATCATCATAGAGGAGCGGTGATTTTTGGTGCAGCACTTTTGTATGATGAGACGTCATCATCCTTTGAATGGTTATTCGAAACTTTTTTAGAGGTACACAAGCAAAAAAAACCTCTCACTATCTTCACCGACCAAGATCAAGCTATGGCAAAAGCCTTACACGAG TGTTGCATGTATGGCATTGATAATGAGATTAAATTTGAGGAGGCATGGAGTGTTTTACTATCACAGTATAATGTTCATGAAAACACATGGTTGCAATCCACTTACAATATAAAAGAGAAATGGGCAGCTTGTTACATGAAGAAGGCTTTCACCCTTG CTGCttacataaaatataaaaatgaaaCTCAACCattatttgaatatgttgttgggCTAATCGATAAGGAAGGAGAATGGAGGGTGACACTTAATCCTAGCACCAAGATGATTTCATGTAGTTGCCGAAAATTTGAGATAACTGGATTATTGTGTTGTCATGCCGTGAAAGTATATGACGTACTGGacgtaaaaaaaatttcagaggATTATATCTTGAATAGGTGGACGAGAAAAACTAGGAGTGAAGTGGTACATGATTATATGGGGAATGAAGTCGAAGAAGATCCTAAACGACAGAGTACAGAACGGTATAGAAAACTGTGTATGATGCTCGTAAGACTGGCAACCGAAGCATCCGCCCACCCATCAACTTTCTCTTTGGTGCATAATTCTGTATGTGATCTAACCAAGCAGGTCATGGAGATGCGTCTAACTGGAGTGAGCCAAGACAATAATGATGGTGTCAGGACATCAAGGACGGGACCTTCCATAATACAAGCAAAAGGATTCAAGAAAAGAATTGGT GACACTGGAACACACGATGAATTATCTGCATCTTGCTCAACACCTCCGGTACCTCAGGCATGTCTTCAAACAACTGGAAGTCAATTCAATTTCACCGAATTATTGATG ACACAATTTAATCATCCCCAACATTCTCTTGAAGCCATGGATTACAATGGAGATATATTCAATACACATCCTTGA
- the LOC140870713 gene encoding glutathione S-transferase DHAR2-like: MAVELCAKAAVGAPDTLGDCPFTQRVLLTLEEKKVPYSTHLINISEKPQWFLEVNPEGKVPAIKFDDKWIGDSDMIVGIIEEKYPTPSLSPPGDVTSVGSKLFPSFVKFLTSKDPADGTEQALLDELKALDEHLKTKGPFVNGEKICAVDLSLAPKLYHLDVALGHYKGWAIPESLSHVHNYMKLLFSLESFQKTKPTKEHVVEGWASKVNG, from the exons ATGGCTGTCGAGCTTTGCGCCAAGGCGGCTGTCGGAGCTCCTGATACTCTTGGAGACT GTCCGTTCACCCAAAGGGTCCTCCTTACTCTTGAAGAGAAGAAAGTTCCTTACAGCACGCATTTAATCAACATCAGCGAAAAGCCCCAGTG GTTCTTGGAAGTGAACCCTGAAGGAAAGGTGCCCGCGATCAAATTTGATGACAAATGGATTGGCGACTCTGATATGATTGTTGGCATTATCGAAGAGAAATACCCCACCCCTAGTCTCTCTCCTCCTGGTGATGTTACCTCAGT GGGTTCCAAACTATTTCCTTCTTTTGTCAAGTTCTTAACAAGCAAGGATCCTGCTGATGGTACAGAGCAAGCTCTGCTTGATGAATTGAAGGCTTTGGATGAACATCTGAAAACTAAG GGACCTTTTGTCAATGGAGAAAAAATATGTGCTGTTGATTTGAGTTTGGCTCCAAAGCTTTACCATCTTGATGTGGCTCTTGGCCACTATAAAGGCTGGGCCATCCCCGAAAGCTTGTCTCACGTCCACAACTACATGAAG CTGCTCTTTTCACTGGAGTCCTTCCAGAAAACAAAGCCTACGAAGGAACATGTTGTTGAAGGGTGGGCATCCAAAGTCAACGGTTAA
- the LOC140870711 gene encoding ubiquitin-conjugating enzyme E2 13, translated as MASSSQGTLLLQKQLKDLCKHPVDGFSAGLLDENNLFEWSVTIIGPPDTLYESGFFNATMSFPANYPNSPPTVKFTSEIWHPNVYPDGKVCISILHPPGDDPNGYELASERWSPVHTVESIVLSIISMLSSPNDESPANVEAAKEWREQRDEFKKKVGRCVRRSQEMM; from the exons ATGGCTTCATCCTCTCAAGGTACCCTCCTTCTGCAGAAGCAGCTTAAAG ATCTGTGCAAACACCCCGTGGACGGATTTTCGGCTGGTTTGTTGGACGAAAACAATCTGTTCGAATGGAGTGTTACGATAATTGGCCCCCCTGACACACTCTA TGAAAGTGGTTTCTTCAATGCCACCATGAGCTTCCCCGCGAATTATCCGAACAGTCCTCCAACGGTTAAATTTACCTCTGAAATTTGGCACCCTAATG TTTATCCTGATGGGAAGGTTTGCATTTCAATTCTTCACCCCCCTGGTGATGATCCAAATGGCTATGAACTTGCTAGTGAACGCTGGTCTCCTGTACACACG GTGGAGAGTATAGTTCTGAGCATCATATCGATGCTTTCCAGTCCAAACGACGAGTCTCCTGCCAATGTCGAAGCTGCT AAAGAATGGAGAGAACAAAGGGATGAATTCAAGAAGAAAGTCGGTCGTTGCGTAAGACGTTCACAGGAAATGATGTAA